A genomic segment from Chitinophagaceae bacterium encodes:
- a CDS encoding pirin family protein, with translation MAQKTIKKIEKGRPINVGSMKVRELLPTDSGFFNPFLVFHHAETVISKTIPISQQGVGPHPHRGFSPVSFIYRGGVHHRDSRGNNSIIYEGGTQWMNTGMGVIHSERVPDDIFEHGGEQELLQVWVNSPAKNKMDPPAYYPSSKEETPTLTSKDGLVTLRLPAGKLDNVSGKIPTLTPVTTIMGEAKKGGTYTFNFPKNQNSLLYVLSGKIIVNRNTEVNNKELILFNKDGESFDITALENSKFFVGSGEPIDEPIEARGPFVMNTSSEIMEAYRDYQMGKMGVLIED, from the coding sequence ATGGCACAAAAAACAATAAAAAAAATAGAAAAAGGAAGGCCGATAAATGTAGGTTCTATGAAGGTAAGGGAGCTTTTGCCAACCGATTCCGGTTTTTTTAACCCATTCCTGGTTTTTCACCATGCAGAAACAGTAATCAGTAAAACGATACCCATCAGCCAGCAAGGCGTTGGGCCACACCCACACAGGGGATTTAGCCCCGTAAGTTTTATTTACCGTGGGGGCGTTCATCACCGGGACAGCCGTGGGAATAACAGTATTATCTATGAAGGAGGCACCCAATGGATGAATACCGGTATGGGCGTTATCCATAGCGAAAGGGTACCTGATGATATATTTGAACATGGTGGCGAACAGGAACTATTACAGGTATGGGTAAACAGCCCTGCAAAAAATAAAATGGACCCGCCTGCCTATTATCCTTCTTCCAAAGAGGAAACCCCAACACTAACCAGTAAAGACGGGTTGGTAACCCTAAGGCTGCCTGCCGGGAAATTAGATAATGTAAGCGGCAAAATACCTACACTTACACCTGTTACTACAATAATGGGTGAAGCTAAAAAAGGAGGCACTTATACTTTTAACTTTCCTAAAAACCAAAACAGCTTATTGTATGTTTTAAGTGGAAAAATAATTGTAAATAGAAATACTGAGGTAAACAATAAGGAGTTGATTTTATTTAATAAAGATGGAGAAAGTTTTGACATTACTGCTTTGGAAAACAGTAAGTTTTTTGTAGGCAGCGGGGAACCAATTGATGAACCTATTGAAGCAAGGGGACCATTTGTAATGAATACTTCCTCTGAAATTATGGAGGCTTACAGGGATTATCAAATGGGCAAAATGGGTGTATTAATAGAAGACTGA